The following coding sequences lie in one Anoplolepis gracilipes chromosome 4, ASM4749672v1, whole genome shotgun sequence genomic window:
- the Pns gene encoding DENN domain-containing protein 5B isoform X3 produces the protein MNGSLGIARGSEQHPQRFADYFVICGLDKDSGLEPDKYFGDSLQCTPLDRAYKSKVLGHYPDSVPWNPFDEHAVCMLCLPSGLRFRTQKHSVEPTFHSFVLTKEDGHRTYGFSLVFYEECRNRKICAAMQTLQAMHITELSSGQNGTPPTARKGQDGHNTRSLPRHFKLSAHSPGAALGYYDSIKDKLLVTKSISLLCQQPYLFAAKTFLTNLYKCVPRHPGPGLSLESYVYNLLYNVPVPLPGKSLKFFVPNDEPAKSPLELVIYQPSSLLELPMLDYPLKDVFTWLGADCLIQLFTCVLLENQVLLRSVDFHKLMAVAECITALLFPFSWQHVYVPILPASLYHFLDAPVPFIMGLHAQSEGGVLKIASEANLCYVDIDKQSSQFPEELPVFPHKMQFIAEIRTLLNKYKVPNSGKIGNMVINYYNGDIMTSSLTLPGSGFHLPRRKHSLHDVLDWDRSEPESQPDNLQRIVDIVKKSVNVDDIDPIEDTTTEKILTPQEEYRETLDFNNAVREIFLNRFVQMFSSYEQFVIQPSQDKDEWINNRDSMHVFDKATFLSDQPTQHLPFLSRFLETQMFASLVDSKVMSTWSELDCNIKVFDQRISALKKKVGESIIRTMRYEPYTNIADTQQILRQRLTNVDFETNPPTEILPHRAAYFRSFPLLDNVALNKEPAQSSRRGQTQWKYKMKSMDTNGKPVTPQESQSPRPQTKLSADMSPALIAQANWTFVEKLLKDCKSKTKRMLVEKMGSEAVALGHGGESLSDVEENTLVASLCDLLERVWSHGLQNKQGKSALWSHLTMYQESEECNDATKSIDANFLSPDLSNLQLETDVSPTRGSDKHKSLGERKTVGPEHLRPLPDSLIFDIRNVQAMTDIKTHIGYARAWVRLALEKKLLSRHLKTLLSDSALLRSQYKRSAFLRCEEEKEQFLYHLLTLNAVDYFCFTNNYPTTKLPYRVVIFPSRKASAATTSANSWIAISGTLCETNPVPIPKGALEFVFHHKNLGVLSTLRIGHDNTGLSPKWMVEHVVVRNEVTGHTFKFPCGRWLGRGIDDGSTERLLVGALVPRSIDSEELVESCSTPPRCRSPSIPRRPILSQVELQHMLGEAVNAIVKYHYRRECQDGSLTALLCGEGGLVPSLEQIFLFGFKNQRIFGRNFYVWDYLLRVKENFEISLLEEMDEYSQRLNRDRRVYSQSSQRFTILRCYCHLIDQINMFSQTLGKDGKFQLFICLAAREQLLHPMLRPMSDARSTADMYEENSFLRNPTLLTFLIHILEPLSEFHIVLEKSLTHGISSIC, from the exons GTGATTCATTGCAGTGCACGCCTCTGGATAGAGCATACAAAAGTAAAGTATTGGGACATTATCCAGACTCGGTACCATGGAATCCTTTCGACGAACATGCTGTGTGCATG CTTTGTCTGCCAAGCGGTTTGCGCTTTCGTACCCAAAAGCATTCGGTGGAGCCGACCTTCCACTCCTTCGTCCTGACGAAGGAAGACGGTCATAGAACGTACGGGTTCAGCCTTGTTTTCTACGAGGAGTGCCGCAATCGGAAAATATGCGCCGCAATGCAAACGTTACAGGCGATGCACATCACGGAGCTCAGTAGCGGACAGAACGGCACGCCTCCGAC TGCGAGGAAGGGCCAGGACGGACATAACACGAGATCGTTACCACGTCACTTTAAATTATCAGCTCATTCACCTGGTGCAGCATTAGGATATTACGATTCTATCAAAGACAAGTTGCTAGTGACCAAATCAATATCTTTGCTATGCCAACAGCCTTACCTCTTCGCGGCAAAGACGTTTCTCACCAATCTGTATAA GTGTGTTCCTAGACATCCTGGACCTGGTCTTAGCTTAGAATCTTACGTCTACAATCTTCTGTACAACGTACCGGTACCGTTGCCTGGCAAATCATTGAAGTTTTTCGTACCCAATGATGAACCAGCGAAATCACCTTTAGAACTAGTCATCTATCAACCATCTTCGTTGCTGGAGCTACCGATGTTGGACTATCCTCTCAAGGACGTATTCACGTGGCTAGGCGCGGACTGCCTGATTCAGCTGTTCACGTGCGTGCTGTTGGAGAATCAAGTTCTCTTGAGGAGCGTTGATTTTCACAAGCTGATGGCGGTAGCCGAATGCATAACGGCGCTCTTGTTTCCGTTCTCCTGGCAACATGTTTACGTGCCAATATTGCCCGCCAGTCTGTATCACTTCTTGGATGCACCGGTGCCCTTTATAATGGGTCTGCATGCGCAAAGCGAGGGCGGCGTATTGAAGATTGCTAGCGAA GCGAATCTTTGTTATGTAGATATAGATAAGCAGAGTAGTCAATTTCCAGAAGAATTACCTGTGTTTCCTCATAAAATGCAGTTTATTGCTGAGATTAGAACGCTTCTGAACAAGTACAAAGTACCAAATTCAGGAAA GATTGGTAACATggtcataaattattacaacggCGACATTATGACTAGTAGTTTGACGCTTCCTGGCTCTGGTTTTCATCTTCCTCGCAGAAAACATTCTTTACACGATGTATTAGATTGGGATCGATCGGAACCGGAGTCACAACCTgataatttacaaagaataGTAGATATTGTTAAGAAATCag tAAATGTAGATGATATTGATCCTATAGAGGATACTACTACGGAAAAGATACTCACGCCACAGGAGGAATACCGAGAAACTCtcgattttaataatgctGTTAGGGAGATTTTTTTGAATCGTTTTGTACAAATGTTTTCTAGTTACGAACAATTTGTTATCCAGCCAAGTCag GACAAAGATGAGTGGATAAATAATAGGGATAGTATGCATGTTTTCGACAAAGCCACGTTTTTATCCGACCAGCCTACGCAACATCTGCCGTTTTTGTCGAGATTCCTGGAAACACAGATGTTTGCCTCTCTCGTTGACAGCAAAGTGATGTCAACGTGGAGCGAACTcgattgtaatattaaagttttcgaCCAAAGAATCTCCGCTCTCAA GAAGAAAGTCGGAGAAAGCATCATACGAACAATGCGATACGAGCCTTACACAAACATCGCAGATACACAACAAATACTCAGACAGAGATTAACCAATGTGGACTTTGAGACAAATCCGCCTACGGAGATTCTTCCCCATAGAGCCGCATATTTTCGCAGCTTTCCTTTGCTAGATAACGTCGCATTGAATAAAGAGCCAGCTCAAAG TAGTAGAAGAGGACAGACGCAATGGAAATACAAGATGAAATCCATGGACACGAATGGAAAACCTGTAACGCCTCAAGAATCTCAGTCGCCTCGACCTCAAACTAAACTCTCGGCGGATATGAGTCCCGCTTTAATAGCGCAAGCTAATTGGACGTTCGTGGAAAAATTGCTCAAG GATTGTAAGTCCAAGACAAAGAGAATGTTGGTGGAGAAAATGGGATCCGAAGCCGTCGCGCTTGGTCACGGAGGCGAATCTTTGTCCGATGTCGAGGAGAACACTCTAGTCGCTAGTCTCTGTGATCTATTGGAACGAGTATGGAGTCACGGGCTGCAAAACAAGCAGGGCAAAAGCGCTCTTTGGTCGCATTTAACTATGTATCAAGAATCGGAGGAATGCAACGACGCGACCAAGTCTATAGACGCAAACTTTCTTTCCCCTG ATTTGTCTAATTTACAATTGGAAACGGACGTTTCGCCCACGAGGGGTTCGGACAAGCATAAATCTCTCGGTGAGAGGAAAACCGTCGGTCCGGAACACTTGAGGCCTCTTCCGGACTCTCTAATTTTCGACATTCGTAACGTGCAAGCGATGACTGATATTAAGACACACATTGGATATGCGAGAGCGTGGGTGCGATTGGCacttgagaaaaaattgttgtcCCGCCATTTGAAAACGTTATTGTCGGATAGTGCTTTATTGag GAGTCAGTATAAACGATCAGCATTTTTACGCTGTGAGGAGGAAAAAGAGCAATTTCTGTATCACCTTCTGACTCTGAATGCCGTCGATTATTTCTGCTTTACGAACAATTATCCGACAACGAAATTACCGTATCGAGTTGTGATATTCCCCAGCCGAAAAGCAAGCGCTGCTACCACTTCGGCTAATAGTTGGATTGCTATTTCCGGCACCCTCTGCGAAACCAATCCCGTACCCATACCTAAGGGAGCATTAGAATTTGTATTTCat cataaaaatttaGGAGTGTTATCTACGTTAAGAATTGGACACGACAATACAGGATTGTCACCGAAATGGATGGTGGAACATGTTGTGGTGAGGAATGAAGTAACCGGACACACGTTCAAATTTCCCTGCGGTCGTTGGCTTGGCAGAGGAATAGATGACGGATCTACCGAGCGTTTATTAGTGGGTGCTTTAGTACCACGCAGCATTGACAGCGAGGAGTTAGTGGAATCATGCTCCACGCCTCCGAGATGTAGATCTCCGAGTATACCCAGACGTCCCATACTGTCGCAAGTCGAACTGCAACACATGCTcg gCGAGGCTGTAAATGCTATAGTGAAATATCACTATAGAAGAGAGTGTCAAGACGGTTCTTTAACGGCTTTATTGTGCGGAGAAGGCGGTCTTGTGCCGTCTttagaacaaatatttttatttggttttaaaaatcaaagaatattCGGAAGAAACTTCTATGTATGGGACTATCTCT TGCGTGTGAAAGAGAATTTTGAGATTTCTTTGCTGGAGGAAATGGACGAATATTCTCAAAGACTCAATCGAGATAGAAGAGTATATTCGCAAAGCAGCCAAAGATTTACTATCTTAAGATGTTACTGTCATCTCATCgatcaaattaatatgtttagtCAAACTTTAGGGAAAGATGgaaagtttcaattatttatctgTTTAGCGGCGAG agaACAGCTTTTACATCCAATGTTGCGTCCGATGAGCGATGCTCGTTCCACGGCGGACATGTACGAGGAAAATTCGTTTTTACGAAATCCTACTTTATTAACTTTCCTCATTCATATTCTTGAGCCATTGAGCGAGTTTCACATTGTCCTCGAGAAGAGCTTGACTCATGGAATCTCTAGTATATGTTAG